The DNA segment AGACCGCCACCGTTGCCCGCACTGTTGAGCGTCACCGTGCAGTTGCGCAAGGACGACTGATATGCCCCACCACCGTTGTTTGCCGAATTGGCCGTCAACACGCACGTTTCGAATGACGCGAAGGCGCCACCGCCGCCGCTGCCCGCGGCGTTCCCAACCAGCAGGCAATCCCGGAGCCGACCTCCATAGGCACCACCCCCCGCGGCCAAGGCCCGGTTGTTGGTAAAAACACAATTGACGACTGATTCATGCAGGCCCACGCCAAGACTGACGGCGCCGGCGCCGTTTGACGCCGAACCGTCCCGCAGCGTAAAGCCACTGATGGCTGCATTCGGACCAACGCTGACAGGTCGAATGGAGGCTGGGCCGTTGGTGGTTGCCGGATCCCAGGCACCCCGGATTTCAGTGGGCATTGGACCATTCAGGCTCAAGACCAAAACCATCTTGTCCAAAACCACCCGGTTCGTCATGTCACCGGAAACGAAACGCCCGCCGTTTGCGTAGATACCGTTGGTCACCAAAACAACCCCGCCGTTGCCGACCGTGTCCACGGCATCCTGAATGGTGCTGGCCGCCGCATTCCAGTCTGCATAAGGCACGGCTGCGTTTGTTGAACCGGCATCCACACACGCGACGGAAATTTGAACCAAAGCGCTCGTCACAACTCCAAAAACGTTGCTGGCCATGACTTGATACTCCCCCGCATCGGCAACGTTGAAGTGATGCACGGTCAGACTCGCCGTATGCGCCGTGTCGTAATGCCCGTCGTCGTCAATGGAAACCCCATCCTTCAGCCACCAACAATGGACCGCTCCTCCGGCCAATTCTGACAGGATGGCGACTTCGCCGTTCGCCTTTCCGGGCACCGGATGCGGCTGTGTCACGAGCAACGGCGGCGCCGCCCACTCGTCACAGCCAATGGACGGCGGGTTGCCCCAGGCTTGTCCGTCAATGTCGAAACCCGTCACCCCCAGATTAGTCCCCGCTCCAATGCAGGGAGACACGGATTGCAAATGCAAACCGTCGCTGAACAACTTGGGATCCGAGACAATGACGTTGCGGCCACCCGGCGCGGCCTGATCCGAGCAGCAATTTGTAAGTGACGTGGAACTGAAATTCGGTCCGCTGCTCTTCGCGGCGTTGAAATAGAGCAAACAATTCAAAGCTGCCCCGCCCGTAATGCCGCCGCCTGTCGCCGCCACGTTGCCGACGAATGTGCAGTTGCGAACGAGGGCACCTGCTGAAAAAAACGCCCCGCCGCCGGCGCCAACCGCTTGATTGAAGGCGAGGAAGCAATTGGTAAGCCCCGCATTAAAGGCGCCGCCGCCGCCGTTGCTGCTGGTATTGCTCACGACCCGGCAGCCCATGAGACCGCCCAAGTAGGCCCCGCCACCACCATTCCCGGCAGTGTTGTTCGTCAGCACGCAGGTCAACAAAGTCGCCTGATATGCAGCGCCGCCAAACGTCCTGGCAACATTCGCAGAAAAGGTGCAATTGGAGGCGACGAAAGCTCCCGAAGTGCAATAAATCCCCCCGCCAGAAGCTCCTTGGTTGCCGGTAACGGAAGAATCAAAAACATTCGCATTGTTCAAGCCTCCGCCCGTTCCGGAAATGTTGCCGACAATTTGCGACTTACGGACCGTGCCCTGGTAAACTCCGCCGCCCCCGCCAGACGCGGTGTTGCCGACGATGATGCAGTTGGTCACCACAGCATCGACACCGTTGCAAAAGGCGCCGCCGCCAACCCCGTTGGGTGAACCGGTGGCCGCTGAGGTCGCCCCATTCGTGAGTGTGAAACCGGCAAGCACCGCGCCGTTGGTCAACCAAACGCACCGGATCGCGGTCGGCCCGTTGTAGGCGGGCTTTGGCAGTTGAAATCCCTGAATTACGGTGGCCTCTGGGCCATTGATGCTCCGCACCGTGATGGCCTTGCTGACAACAACACGGTTGGTGAGCAAGCTGCCCGGCACCGGCCTGCCCCCCGCCGCATAAACCCCGTTGGTCACCCAAACCGTGTCACCCGCGGAGGCAACATCAATGGCGTCCTGGATGTTGGTCGCCGCGTCTGCCCAGTTTGCGAATGGCGGCACACCGCCGCCGTCGAGGGAAACATAATGTTCGGCCGCATTTGAACGCGCCGCAGCAATGAGCGACAGGGTGACAACGCAGCCGATCCACCCATGAACGAATCGGACGTGCAGAAAACGCCAATACATCAATATCTGCATGAGGTTCCTCCTGTTGGTGTAACGCTGCCTTTGTCTCACAGTAGCGAGAGGGTTTCAACCCTCAATCTGAGACATTTTACAGTGGCTCAATCCTCCACTGCATCGTCGAAAAACCGCGAACACTACTCCCACCACGCTGCGGGCTGCTGCAAGCATTGGAGCAGCCGGGCGTCGGCCGCCGGGAATTGGAAGCGGGACAGTTCCTCGCGCGTCACCCAGCGGACCGCCGCACATTCCAAGGGGCGAGGTTCGCGCGCCAGCCAGCGGCAACGGTGGAAGCGCAGGTGGACCGTCTTTTCGGGATAGGCGTGCGTGAGGGATTCGACGAGTTCAAGAACTTCCACATCGCATCCCAGTTCCTCGCGCAGTTCGCGCCGCAGACAGGCTTCAAACGTTTCACCCGGCTCGCGCTTGCCCCCGGGAAACTCCCACAAACCGCCCAGGTGCGCGTCCGGGTGCCGTTGGGTGATGAGCAGTTTCCCGTCCCGGAAGATGAGCCCGGCGGCGACTTCAATGATCCGTCGATGCTCCCCGGAGCCGGCAGCCGGGAGGGCGGACGGATCGGATTCAGATGCAGAATTCATCCCCACCCGAAAGCACCTAACGCCCCACGCTCTTGTAAATCCATCCGAGTTGTTCCATTTCCTGCGGGTCGAACAAATTCCGGCCGTCGAACAGAATCGGATGCGTCATTCCCTTGCGGGCGCGGGCCAGGTCTAGCTTTTTGAATTCATCCCACTCGGTGGCCACCACCAGCGCATCGCAGCCCTCAGCAACGGCGTTCATGTCCTCGACGTATTCCACGTCCTTCAGCAAGGCGCGCGCCTTCTCCATCGCCTTCGGATCGTGCACGCGCAGCGAGGCGCCCTCCTTCTGCAGGCGATGACAGAGGTCGATGGCCGGTGACATCCGGACATCGTCGGTGTTCTGCTTGAACGCCAGGCCAAGCACGCCGATTTTTTTGTCCTTCAGCACCCACAACGTGTCGGTGATTTTCTTGATGAAGCGGTCCATCTGCAACGCGTTGATCTTTTGCACCTCGCGGAGCAGGCCAAAGTCGTAACCCACCTGCTGCGAGATGGCGATGAACGCGCTGAGATCCTTGGGAAAACAACTGCCGCCAAAACCCAGGCCCGCGTTGAGGAACCGCCGGCCGATGCGTTCATCCATGCCCATGCCGTTGGCCACTTCCTGCACGTTCGCACCGGTGGCCTCACACACGACGGAGACGGCATTGATGTAGGAGATTTTCAGAGCCAGAAACGAGTTGGACGCATGCTTGATGAGCTCGGCGGAATTGATGTCCGTGATGATGATGGGCGCGTTGAACGGCTGGTAAA comes from the Verrucomicrobiia bacterium genome and includes:
- the mutT gene encoding 8-oxo-dGTP diphosphatase MutT, coding for MNSASESDPSALPAAGSGEHRRIIEVAAGLIFRDGKLLITQRHPDAHLGGLWEFPGGKREPGETFEACLRRELREELGCDVEVLELVESLTHAYPEKTVHLRFHRCRWLAREPRPLECAAVRWVTREELSRFQFPAADARLLQCLQQPAAWWE
- a CDS encoding UDP-glucose/GDP-mannose dehydrogenase family protein translates to MKIAIIGTGYVGLVTGTCFAEVGHTVTCVDNDEAKVRLLQAGGIPIYEPGLEELVRKNVAAGRLQFTSSTADGVARSDVIFIAVPTPPLPDGNVDLSFIEHVARDIAAAMASYKIIVDKSTVPVKTGEKVAETIKRYSKARVEFDVVSNPEFLREGFAVDDLMHPDRIVVGVASQRPVPAMKEIYQPFNAPIIITDINSAELIKHASNSFLALKISYINAVSVVCEATGANVQEVANGMGMDERIGRRFLNAGLGFGGSCFPKDLSAFIAISQQVGYDFGLLREVQKINALQMDRFIKKITDTLWVLKDKKIGVLGLAFKQNTDDVRMSPAIDLCHRLQKEGASLRVHDPKAMEKARALLKDVEYVEDMNAVAEGCDALVVATEWDEFKKLDLARARKGMTHPILFDGRNLFDPQEMEQLGWIYKSVGR